gtgggtcctggggaatcgaacctgggtcttctagctttgtaggcaaatgacttaaccactaagccatctctccagccctcgtatgtgcttgctttcttttttctttctttcctttttcttttatatttatttatttttgaggtagggtttccctctagcccaggctgacctggaattcacagtgtagtctcagggtggccttgaactcttgggagatccgcctacctctgctggtattaaaggcatgcaccaccatacctggccctctctttcttttccttcccttccttcttcccttcctttcttcctccctccctccctcctgtctttctcttctttctttctttctttctttctttctttctttctttctttctttctttctttctttctttctttctttctttcccctgcaGTACTTGGGGTTGGGTCTAGGACCTTGTACATACTAGACAAGTACCtggctgagctatatccccaattTAAGATAGGACTAGATACaggcttcattctctctctctctctctctctctctctctctctctctatctctcttccttctcttaccAAGTAATTACTCTCTCTTTACCCACCACTATGTAATGTTGTCCACTATAAAATCCTCACACAGGCGCTTAGGACAgtgggagctacagagtgagactccatctcaaaaaatgtgtctctagggctagagaaatgggtcagaggttaaggcctttgcctctaaagcttaacaacccaggttttactccccagtacgcatggaaaaccagatgcacaaagtagcacatgcttctagaactcatttgcagtggctagaggccctggaacatccattctgtctgtctctcctctccctatctctctctgtgtgcaaataaataaatttttaaaagtttaaatatagagcttgagagatggcttagcagttaaggcatttgcctgcaaagccaaaggacctcggttggattacccaggacccatgttagcaagatgcacaaggtggcacatatgtttggagttcgtttgtagtagctggaagccctggcacgcccattctctctctctctctctctctttctctctgtctgtcgctctcaaataaataaaaaaaaatagctaaaagaTTAAATCTTCACAAAAAACCATTGCTAGCACCATATTCTTAGGCTGCCAGTGCTATGAGCTTAATAAAGCGCTTGTCTTTATAATGTTTCTAGGCTTTGGTACTTTgttacagcaacaacaacaaccagaCTAATCCATTGGGTCAAGATGATATTAGCAGAGGCTAACCCACTCGAGTCTGATTATGTAGGGGAGCTGGGGGTACAAGTGGAGATGGTAGAGAATATTGAATCATTCCTCCTTGGCCTGCACCACCTCCTGGAAAAGTTCCGGTGTCTGCTGTCCCAGCGGCAACGGTTCATCTTATTCCATATGCAGAACATCTGATTTTCCAAGACCCTCAGTTTCATCTCATTGAACAACAGCCGTTCAAGGACCTTGTCCTGGAGGGCAAAGCAGGCATTCATTTTCTCAGTTTCCTTCTTGCTCAGGCCTTGTTGATCATCAGGTTTGGCTTTGGAAGTCTTtgatttctctgcctcctcctaagGTCCATCACCAAGAGAAGGGGTAAGTTAGTGATAATTCCTTCCTGCGAGGAACACCAACCTGCCCAGGAcagtttcttgatttttttttttttttcatttttggtttttcaaggtagggtctcaccctactcgaggctgacctggaattcgctctgtagtctcaggatggccttgaactcatggcgatcctcctatctctgcctcccgagtgctgggattaaaggcgtgcacccccatgcccggcttagtttcttgatttttttttatattcattcattcattcactcgtttatttgagagaagagggggagcagacacagagtgagagtgaatggaggcaccagggcctctagccactgcaaacgaact
The genomic region above belongs to Jaculus jaculus isolate mJacJac1 chromosome 5, mJacJac1.mat.Y.cur, whole genome shotgun sequence and contains:
- the Tex46 gene encoding testis-expressed protein 46, translated to MLGEIVFFLRSFHGILASSGTVGAVVAWLISYKPALFGFLFLLLLLSNWMVKHEFKPTSSECPKEEAEKSKTSKAKPDDQQGLSKKETEKMNACFALQDKVLERLLFNEMKLRVLENQMFCIWNKMNRCRWDSRHRNFSRRWCRPRRNDSIFSTISTCTPSSPT